The following are encoded in a window of Deltaproteobacteria bacterium genomic DNA:
- the mreC gene encoding rod shape-determining protein MreC — translation MNFVNLNLKKIIFFAFVFILPLITINIEQRPDQSSWFNQPFSWFAGSMEKFFFDYSKGIKDSTARYLNLLNIKKDNNALKEQNKELQTQLLKFNEVVAENNRLKDLLNFKQNSKMNLLSAQVIARDLVPDHNTVTINKGTDEGILPGQAVMTLSGALGYIYKPSKKTAHVLLVTDRYAVIDGIIQRSRAQGIVEGKGGSGGGAVLKYVERTEDVKPGDLVVTGGLDNIFPKGFPLAIVETTEKKQISVSLKVDLKPIVDPDKVEEVFVVLNAANQDLSELLKTETAN, via the coding sequence TTGAATTTCGTAAATTTAAATCTAAAAAAAATTATTTTTTTCGCTTTTGTGTTTATCTTACCTCTTATCACTATCAACATAGAACAAAGACCTGATCAATCGAGTTGGTTCAATCAACCATTCAGCTGGTTTGCGGGAAGCATGGAAAAATTTTTCTTTGACTACAGCAAAGGTATTAAAGACTCGACAGCTAGATACTTAAATCTTTTAAATATCAAAAAAGATAATAATGCCCTCAAAGAACAAAACAAAGAGTTACAAACTCAGCTATTGAAATTCAATGAGGTGGTGGCAGAAAACAACCGCCTCAAGGACCTCCTCAATTTTAAACAAAATTCTAAAATGAATTTATTGTCGGCACAGGTTATCGCCAGAGATTTAGTGCCTGATCATAACACCGTCACGATTAACAAAGGTACCGATGAAGGCATCTTGCCAGGTCAAGCGGTGATGACTTTATCTGGGGCTCTTGGTTACATTTACAAACCCTCTAAGAAAACAGCGCATGTTTTATTAGTCACAGATCGCTATGCCGTTATCGATGGAATCATTCAACGTAGCCGTGCTCAAGGAATTGTTGAAGGAAAAGGGGGCTCTGGGGGAGGAGCCGTCTTAAAATATGTCGAACGCACTGAAGATGTGAAACCAGGCGATCTTGTTGTTACGGGTGGCTTAGACAATATTTTCCCAAAGGGATTCCCTCTTGCAATTGTGGAAACCACGGAAAAAAAACAAATAAGTGTTTCCCTAAAGGTGGATCTTAAGCCCATCGTTGATCCTGATAAAGTTGAAGAAGTTTTTGTTGTTCTCAATGCTGCTAATCAAGATTTATCTGAATTACTTAAAACGGAGACCGCTAATTGA
- a CDS encoding SurA N-terminal domain-containing protein, with amino-acid sequence MELKDLTPNEEDMTKDTRRHHAAPKTHPKALNFVDHIKEILASKDRTKKVIGTILFAVPIMIVFVFFGLPKNDLSGGASAAQVNKIFISLKDFSQEESRIQKMQEYYAQMFGQPFTFDPERHKMIRRQAIESLIQNELLSQGAEEEGVLVSDKEILEKIKEIPEFKKEGFFQASHYFQLLEANNLTPTQFEKSIKKQVQALRTKEIFETSVKPSLYELNLIKELKSTQWNVQFVKLDKEELSKKMVVAASEIQKNLSQEEFVKRATSYFEANKNQYDTPEKISAQVIVVNFKPGDAASLKVADDKIKLISEKVKAEDFGKLAQTYSEDLGSKNKKGDLGFFAKGEKDPGMEQVAFSLPVGEVSSPIKGFSSYQIIKVNGKVPLVKAVFDSVKTKIASELISRDIFDTQLKQIEEALKKNDLNVLTQAMNVLNAHWDETGFFNLDATQIPKLSEKELKSAVFQLSPAKKLSSSITYLKGAKYIVYLKETKVETSTLDLKKEVMNLAQQKGSQLQEDWIQSLRKVGKININPIIYQ; translated from the coding sequence ATGGAACTCAAAGATTTAACACCAAATGAGGAAGACATGACAAAAGATACCAGAAGACATCACGCGGCTCCTAAGACCCATCCAAAGGCCTTAAATTTTGTGGATCACATTAAGGAGATTCTTGCTTCTAAAGATCGAACAAAAAAAGTCATCGGAACCATTTTGTTTGCTGTTCCCATTATGATTGTTTTTGTCTTTTTTGGTCTCCCCAAAAATGATCTCAGCGGGGGAGCTAGTGCCGCCCAGGTAAATAAGATTTTTATTTCCCTCAAAGATTTTTCCCAGGAAGAATCCCGCATTCAAAAAATGCAAGAGTATTATGCGCAAATGTTTGGTCAGCCCTTTACTTTCGACCCAGAGCGCCACAAAATGATAAGAAGACAGGCTATTGAATCCTTAATTCAGAATGAACTCCTTTCCCAAGGGGCCGAGGAGGAGGGTGTACTGGTTTCAGATAAAGAGATCTTAGAAAAGATTAAAGAGATCCCAGAGTTTAAAAAAGAAGGTTTTTTTCAAGCTTCACACTACTTTCAGTTGCTGGAAGCTAATAATTTAACGCCGACACAATTCGAAAAATCCATAAAGAAACAAGTCCAAGCTCTTCGTACCAAAGAAATTTTTGAGACCAGTGTAAAACCGTCTTTGTATGAATTGAACTTGATCAAGGAACTAAAAAGCACTCAATGGAATGTCCAATTTGTAAAACTGGATAAAGAGGAATTAAGCAAAAAGATGGTGGTTGCGGCTAGTGAGATTCAAAAAAATTTAAGTCAGGAGGAGTTTGTTAAAAGGGCCACTTCCTATTTCGAAGCAAATAAAAACCAGTATGACACTCCAGAAAAAATATCTGCCCAGGTTATTGTAGTGAACTTTAAACCTGGAGACGCAGCTTCACTAAAAGTCGCTGACGATAAAATTAAATTAATATCCGAGAAGGTGAAAGCTGAGGATTTTGGCAAATTGGCCCAAACCTACTCAGAGGATCTTGGGAGTAAAAATAAAAAAGGGGATTTAGGATTTTTTGCGAAGGGAGAAAAAGATCCTGGCATGGAACAAGTTGCTTTCTCTCTGCCTGTGGGTGAAGTCTCTTCACCCATCAAAGGTTTTAGCAGTTATCAAATTATCAAAGTCAATGGGAAAGTGCCTTTAGTCAAAGCTGTTTTTGATAGTGTCAAAACCAAAATAGCTTCAGAATTAATTTCACGAGATATTTTTGACACTCAATTAAAGCAGATAGAGGAAGCCTTAAAGAAAAATGATTTAAATGTCCTTACCCAAGCGATGAATGTGTTAAATGCCCATTGGGATGAAACGGGATTTTTTAATTTAGATGCCACTCAGATCCCCAAGCTCTCAGAAAAAGAGCTCAAGTCTGCGGTCTTCCAATTATCTCCTGCCAAAAAACTTTCATCGAGTATCACTTATTTAAAAGGGGCAAAATATATTGTTTACCTAAAGGAAACAAAGGTGGAAACCTCGACTCTCGATTTAAAAAAGGAAGTCATGAACTTGGCACAACAAAAGGGATCTCAATTGCAAGAGGACTGGATTCAGTCTCTCAGAAAAGTGGGAAAGATTAATATCAATCCGATTATCTATCAATAA
- a CDS encoding glycosyltransferase family 2 protein: MEIINLKFAVVIPSYKVQNHILKVIQLIGNEISRIYIVDDCCPNATGEYVKKNCNDPRVVIVRHQENQGVGGAVMTGYKVAINEGMDIIIKIDGDNQMDPTLIPNFINPILCGEADYTKGNRFFNLETITNMPWTRLFGNAILSFMTKVSSGYWDLFDPTNGFTAIHRDVAKLLPFDKISRRYFFETDMLFRLNTLKAVVVDIPMEAKYDDEVSNLRISKIIGEFIFKHTRNFIKRIFYNYYLRDLSIASIELPVGLLLFSFGTCFGYSEWNNSYNTGKVASSGTVMLAAMPIILGVQLILSFFNYDTSNVPKKALHTKYSKKNRG; this comes from the coding sequence TTGGAGATAATCAATTTAAAATTTGCAGTAGTTATTCCAAGCTACAAAGTACAGAATCATATCCTTAAAGTCATTCAGTTGATTGGAAATGAAATTAGTCGGATTTATATTGTTGATGACTGCTGTCCAAATGCAACAGGTGAATACGTAAAGAAAAACTGTAATGATCCTCGTGTTGTAATAGTTCGCCATCAAGAAAATCAAGGTGTTGGCGGTGCTGTAATGACAGGTTACAAAGTCGCAATTAATGAAGGAATGGACATAATTATTAAAATTGATGGCGACAATCAGATGGATCCAACTTTAATACCAAATTTTATCAATCCAATCCTTTGTGGTGAAGCTGATTATACAAAAGGAAATCGTTTTTTTAATTTAGAAACAATTACAAACATGCCATGGACTCGGTTATTTGGAAATGCTATTTTATCATTTATGACTAAAGTTTCTTCGGGATATTGGGATTTATTTGATCCAACAAATGGCTTTACTGCTATACATAGAGACGTAGCAAAACTTTTACCATTTGATAAAATAAGTCGACGGTATTTTTTTGAAACTGATATGTTGTTTAGATTGAACACGCTAAAGGCCGTTGTTGTTGATATCCCCATGGAAGCAAAATATGATGATGAGGTTAGCAACCTCAGAATTTCTAAAATTATTGGTGAATTTATTTTTAAACACACACGTAATTTTATCAAAAGAATTTTTTATAATTACTATTTGAGAGATCTATCAATTGCTTCAATTGAATTACCAGTTGGACTATTATTATTTTCCTTTGGAACTTGCTTTGGCTATTCTGAATGGAATAACTCTTATAACACCGGAAAAGTTGCTTCGAGTGGCACAGTGATGCTTGCCGCCATGCCAATAATTCTAGGTGTTCAATTAATACTTTCTTTTTTTAATTATGATACATCAAACGTACCTAAAAAAGCTTTACATACGAAATATTCAAAAAAAAATAGAGGATAA
- the asnB gene encoding asparagine synthase (glutamine-hydrolyzing): MCGIFGFINKNNESVSQEVIEKLRKSIHHRGPDGNGYHKFKDNIVFGNVRLAIVDKSQGHQPIFDKTNDWGIVYNGEVYNHEELRFKLEKKGYTFKTHSDTEVVLYHFIENGTSGIKDLNGMFTFCIWNNKTGDFFVARDRMGIKPLYIYEDNSKLIFSSELKTICRFENVKKDLNPLGIQDMLYFRYNPSPYTIYKNVRKLDPGTYLHFKNSKPTQWPFWNISQQVNINNAISEAESLEKLSFLLEKSVKSQLMGEVPVGVLLSGGLDSSTISYYINMFGQNLKTFNIGFHDVNEFEFSRAVAKKFDLQHIEIETSVRELIENYDDILESIDEPIADPACFPLFILAKELKKHVTVVLSGEGGDELFGGYNQYVNILKKFNQEGTRQLDQYNAFIENSFYYTDLNNYMNTKTLPKDYFRFYKYYNSEPVMSMNVYDLVTWMPDNLMMKADKTLMHHSLEGRFPFLDNDLLDFSFTLPEKLKVNKDMVTKYILRKLVEPHLPESVLTRPKMGFTVPVDQLLIGLRERVETAFDTNKSELNEIVNYKYFNDLKNNFYEKKDRSHTLKIWNYFILKEKINQYLVVG, translated from the coding sequence ATGTGTGGAATATTTGGATTTATAAACAAGAACAATGAATCTGTTTCCCAAGAAGTTATTGAAAAATTAAGAAAATCTATTCACCACCGGGGCCCAGATGGGAATGGATATCACAAATTTAAAGATAATATTGTGTTTGGCAATGTTAGACTTGCTATTGTCGACAAGTCACAGGGGCATCAGCCGATTTTTGATAAAACCAATGACTGGGGAATTGTCTACAATGGTGAAGTTTATAACCATGAAGAGTTACGTTTTAAACTTGAGAAAAAGGGTTACACTTTTAAAACTCATTCAGACACTGAAGTAGTTTTATATCATTTTATTGAAAATGGGACGAGTGGAATTAAAGATTTAAATGGAATGTTTACTTTTTGCATATGGAATAATAAAACAGGCGATTTTTTTGTTGCGAGAGATAGGATGGGCATTAAGCCACTTTATATTTACGAGGATAATTCAAAATTAATTTTTTCTTCTGAACTTAAAACTATTTGTCGATTTGAAAATGTTAAAAAAGATCTGAATCCATTAGGTATTCAAGATATGTTATATTTTAGATATAACCCTTCGCCATATACTATTTATAAAAATGTAAGAAAATTAGATCCAGGTACGTATTTACATTTTAAAAATTCTAAACCGACACAATGGCCATTTTGGAACATCTCACAGCAAGTAAATATTAATAACGCTATTTCTGAAGCCGAATCTTTAGAAAAACTTTCTTTCCTTTTGGAAAAATCTGTTAAATCTCAATTAATGGGTGAAGTTCCCGTGGGCGTTTTATTAAGTGGAGGATTAGATTCTAGTACAATAAGTTATTACATTAACATGTTTGGTCAAAATCTAAAAACATTTAATATTGGTTTTCATGATGTAAACGAATTTGAATTTTCACGGGCCGTTGCTAAGAAGTTTGATCTACAACATATTGAAATAGAAACTTCAGTAAGAGAATTGATTGAAAATTATGATGATATTTTAGAGAGTATTGATGAGCCAATTGCGGATCCTGCATGTTTCCCATTATTTATACTAGCTAAAGAATTAAAAAAACATGTAACTGTTGTTTTATCGGGCGAAGGTGGGGATGAGCTTTTTGGTGGTTATAATCAGTATGTGAATATTTTAAAAAAATTTAATCAAGAGGGAACTCGTCAGCTTGATCAGTATAACGCTTTTATTGAGAACAGTTTTTATTACACTGATTTAAACAACTACATGAATACAAAAACGTTACCTAAAGATTATTTTAGATTTTACAAATATTATAATTCAGAGCCAGTGATGTCGATGAATGTTTATGATTTGGTTACTTGGATGCCTGATAATTTGATGATGAAGGCAGATAAAACATTAATGCATCATTCATTAGAAGGAAGATTCCCATTTTTAGACAATGATTTGTTAGATTTTTCATTTACTTTGCCAGAGAAGCTAAAGGTAAATAAGGATATGGTGACTAAGTACATTTTGAGAAAGCTTGTCGAGCCACACCTTCCTGAGTCAGTACTAACTCGCCCTAAAATGGGCTTCACTGTTCCTGTTGATCAATTATTAATTGGATTAAGAGAAAGGGTAGAGACCGCATTTGATACTAATAAATCTGAGTTAAATGAAATTGTAAATTATAAATATTTTAACGATCTAAAGAATAATTTTTATGAAAAGAAGGATCGTAGTCATACTCTAAAGATATGGAACTACTTTATTCTAAAAGAGAAAATAAATCAGTATTTGGTAGTTGGTTAA
- a CDS encoding UDP-glucose/GDP-mannose dehydrogenase family protein → MNITVIGSGYVGLVTGTCLAEIGHHVKCLDLDKKKIELLKQGKVPIYEPGLEELITKNIKKERLSFTDSIEESVNFGQVQFIAVGTPSGEDGSADLNYVVKAAENIGKYMKNEKYIINKSTVPVGTADKVKSAVNAQLKIRNEKINFDVISNPEFLKEGAAIDDFMKPARIIVGIDNNEVKPIIEELYAPFQKNHDKLIYMDVKSAELTKYAANCMLAVRISFMNELSRLAEKVDANIDFVRKGIGSDPRIGFNFLYSGVGYGGSCFPKDVKALIKTAQDNDLNLEVIEAAESANKKQKKYFVNKIKTYFKDDLAGKRIAVWGLAFKPNTDDMREAPSIDIINQLSNLGCKFNLYDPVAMQESKKILNANNLTYFDNQIDPLKGADALVVLTEWTEFKALDFEVLSKNMKVKVIFDGRNLYDSKVVTKHGFQYFGIGKK, encoded by the coding sequence ATGAATATTACAGTCATTGGATCTGGTTATGTAGGGCTTGTAACAGGAACCTGCTTAGCAGAAATTGGACATCATGTTAAGTGTCTTGATTTAGATAAAAAGAAAATTGAATTATTAAAGCAGGGCAAGGTGCCAATATATGAACCAGGTCTTGAAGAGTTAATTACAAAAAATATAAAAAAAGAACGCTTATCATTTACTGATTCAATTGAGGAAAGCGTAAATTTCGGTCAAGTTCAGTTCATCGCAGTTGGCACACCTTCTGGTGAGGATGGATCAGCCGATTTAAACTATGTCGTAAAAGCCGCCGAGAATATTGGCAAATATATGAAAAATGAAAAATATATTATCAACAAATCAACAGTTCCTGTTGGTACAGCTGATAAAGTCAAGTCTGCTGTAAACGCTCAACTTAAGATTCGAAACGAAAAAATTAATTTTGATGTGATTTCCAATCCCGAGTTCCTTAAAGAAGGTGCAGCCATTGATGATTTCATGAAGCCTGCAAGAATTATTGTTGGAATTGATAATAATGAAGTTAAACCAATAATTGAAGAGCTATATGCACCATTTCAAAAAAACCATGATAAACTTATTTATATGGATGTGAAGTCTGCAGAGCTGACTAAGTACGCAGCTAATTGTATGTTAGCTGTGCGTATTTCTTTTATGAACGAGTTATCACGACTAGCTGAAAAAGTTGATGCCAATATTGATTTTGTCAGAAAAGGAATTGGTTCAGATCCAAGAATTGGGTTTAATTTTTTATATTCAGGCGTTGGCTATGGTGGTTCTTGTTTTCCCAAAGACGTAAAAGCCTTAATAAAAACGGCACAGGATAATGATTTAAATTTAGAAGTTATTGAAGCCGCTGAAAGTGCTAACAAAAAACAGAAAAAATATTTTGTAAATAAAATAAAAACATACTTTAAAGATGATCTTGCCGGAAAGAGAATCGCTGTTTGGGGGCTAGCATTTAAACCCAACACTGATGATATGCGAGAAGCTCCAAGCATAGATATAATAAATCAACTATCGAATCTAGGTTGTAAGTTTAATTTATACGATCCTGTAGCTATGCAGGAATCGAAAAAAATATTAAATGCTAATAATCTTACATATTTTGACAATCAAATAGATCCATTAAAAGGTGCTGATGCATTAGTTGTCCTAACTGAATGGACAGAGTTTAAAGCCCTAGATTTTGAAGTTTTATCAAAAAATATGAAGGTTAAAGTTATTTTTGATGGTCGAAATTTATATGATTCAAAAGTAGTTACTAAACATGGTTTTCAGTATTTTGGAATTGGAAAAAAATAG
- a CDS encoding GDP-mannose 4,6-dehydratase, with the protein MNILVTGSSGFIASSVVKNLLNCGNNVHGIDDHNDYYDPELKKYRANLNIALGLAFHKESILNKEFLRKLFRDSKFDSVLHLAAMAGVRYSQQRPELYIDTNVTGTLNILELCKEFGVKKYALASTSSLYAGEPLPYVETLAVNNPWSPYAASKKSAEVLSYSYQHLYQIDVSILRFFTVFGPAGRPDMSIYRFIDGALNGEEVEVYGDGSQARDFTFIEDIAEGVCRSVKLSGYNIINLGGGKNPKTILDLISTIELKTGKKMMVKFKPFIDSDMKVTWADITKAKTLMNWYPKESFESGIEKTIDWHENNSEFIAKLKNIKR; encoded by the coding sequence ATGAATATTTTAGTGACGGGATCTTCTGGCTTTATAGCATCAAGTGTTGTTAAAAATTTATTAAATTGCGGAAATAATGTGCATGGCATTGATGACCATAATGACTATTATGACCCTGAGTTAAAGAAATACAGGGCTAATTTAAATATTGCTCTGGGGCTTGCGTTTCATAAAGAGTCCATTTTGAATAAGGAATTTCTTCGAAAGTTGTTTCGCGATAGTAAATTTGATTCAGTTCTTCATTTAGCTGCAATGGCCGGGGTAAGGTATAGTCAACAAAGACCAGAATTGTATATTGATACTAATGTTACGGGAACTTTAAATATTCTAGAGCTTTGTAAAGAGTTTGGTGTAAAAAAGTATGCATTGGCTTCAACATCCTCTTTATATGCAGGGGAACCACTACCTTACGTTGAAACTCTGGCTGTAAACAATCCTTGGTCGCCCTATGCGGCCTCAAAAAAATCAGCAGAAGTGTTATCGTATTCCTATCAACATCTGTATCAAATTGATGTTTCAATTTTAAGGTTTTTTACAGTTTTTGGCCCAGCTGGACGCCCAGACATGAGTATATATAGATTTATAGACGGTGCTTTGAACGGTGAAGAGGTAGAGGTTTATGGCGATGGTAGCCAAGCAAGAGATTTTACTTTCATTGAAGATATTGCTGAGGGTGTGTGCAGATCTGTTAAACTAAGTGGATATAATATTATTAATTTGGGAGGAGGAAAAAATCCAAAAACAATATTGGATCTTATTTCTACTATTGAACTAAAAACTGGGAAGAAAATGATGGTAAAGTTCAAGCCATTTATTGACTCGGACATGAAAGTGACGTGGGCAGATATAACTAAAGCAAAAACACTTATGAATTGGTATCCCAAAGAAAGCTTTGAATCTGGTATTGAAAAAACAATTGACTGGCATGAAAACAATAGCGAGTTTATTGCCAAGCTAAAAAATATAAAAAGGTAG